Proteins encoded within one genomic window of Streptomyces sp. NBC_01314:
- a CDS encoding ferrous iron transport protein A, whose product MTDSSGPVAADGRDRQAIEHALGRPLDRTWPTDALPPGSRVTVIRDPEWDGPWQFEFPGTIDVIGAPEPNRHAHALSGELLYWVTFDTPQYDSGGDGPYRKAQIWGRYLRPEPVPEA is encoded by the coding sequence ATGACAGACAGCTCTGGCCCTGTTGCTGCGGACGGACGTGACCGCCAGGCGATAGAACACGCCCTCGGTCGTCCTTTGGATCGGACGTGGCCGACGGATGCTTTGCCACCGGGCAGCCGGGTCACGGTCATTCGTGACCCGGAGTGGGACGGGCCGTGGCAGTTCGAGTTCCCCGGAACGATCGATGTGATCGGTGCCCCCGAACCCAACCGACATGCCCACGCGCTGAGCGGTGAGTTGCTGTACTGGGTCACTTTTGACACGCCGCAGTACGACAGCGGTGGGGACGGCCCCTATCGCAAGGCCCAGATTTGGGGTCGGTACCTGAGGCCCGAGCCGGTTCCCGAAGCGTAG